One genomic region from Pseudoduganella dura encodes:
- a CDS encoding threo-3-hydroxy-L-aspartate ammonia-lyase → MNMPVLPTYDDVVQAAGRIAGTANRTPVLTSRTVDEEFGAEVFFKCENLQRMGAFKFRGACNALAKFTPEQRRAGVVAFSSGNHAQAIALAAKLLGMPATIVMPHDAPAAKVAATRGYGGNVVTYDRYTEDREQIGRALAERHGLTLIPPYDHPDVIAGQGTAARELFEETGPLDAFFVCLGGGGLLAGSALATRALAPRCRLYGVEPEAGNDGQQSFRSGAIVHIDTPKTIADGAQTQHLGQYTFPIIRRDVDDILTVSDDELVQCMRFFAERMKIVVEPTGCLGFAAARRMKAELKGKRVGILVSGGNIDMARLAGFLAG, encoded by the coding sequence ATGAACATGCCAGTTTTGCCGACCTACGACGACGTTGTCCAGGCGGCCGGACGCATCGCCGGCACCGCGAACCGCACCCCAGTGCTGACGTCGCGCACCGTCGACGAGGAATTCGGCGCCGAGGTGTTTTTCAAGTGCGAGAACCTGCAGCGGATGGGCGCATTCAAGTTCCGCGGCGCCTGCAATGCGCTGGCGAAGTTTACGCCCGAGCAGCGCCGCGCCGGCGTGGTGGCGTTTTCGTCGGGTAACCATGCGCAGGCCATTGCCCTGGCCGCGAAGCTGCTCGGCATGCCGGCCACGATCGTGATGCCGCACGATGCGCCGGCCGCGAAAGTGGCGGCCACCAGGGGGTATGGCGGCAACGTCGTCACCTACGACCGCTACACGGAGGACCGCGAGCAGATCGGGCGCGCGCTCGCCGAGCGGCATGGGCTGACGCTGATTCCTCCGTACGATCATCCGGACGTGATCGCCGGGCAGGGCACGGCCGCCAGGGAGCTGTTCGAGGAAACCGGACCGCTCGACGCGTTCTTCGTCTGCCTCGGCGGTGGCGGCCTGCTGGCCGGCTCGGCCCTGGCGACCCGGGCCCTGGCGCCGCGGTGCCGGCTGTACGGCGTGGAGCCCGAGGCCGGCAACGACGGGCAGCAGTCGTTCCGCTCGGGCGCCATCGTGCATATCGACACGCCGAAGACCATCGCCGACGGTGCGCAGACCCAGCACCTCGGCCAGTACACGTTCCCCATCATCCGGCGCGACGTCGACGACATCCTCACCGTCTCCGACGACGAACTGGTGCAATGCATGCGCTTCTTCGCCGAGCGCATGAAGATCGTGGTCGAGCCGACCGGCTGCCTCGGGTTCGCGGCGGCGCGGCGCATGAAGGCGGAGCTGAAGGGCAAGCGCGTCGGCATCCTCGTCAGCGGCGGCAATATCGACATGGCGCGCCTCGCCGGTTTCCTGGCGGGCTGA
- a CDS encoding TonB-dependent receptor: protein MNPRSLLFAAVAIVALPGPAMATAIPLELPAGPAAVTLPVFARQANLRLLASGDELADVRTSAVHGAYTPRQALDRLLAGTGLAATLAGNAVLVQKRKAPPLPPSRPPAPAAPKPAHDAAPATVRILGTRAAERDSIFDKKNAATAVDIIKADEVGAFPDRNVAEAISRVAGVTLDRGDYGEGTTINVRANTAELVRVEIDGLGVQAAGGTDLNNGGSGRGVDLRELSTDLIKSIEVVKGSTVDMTEGSLGGGVLIRTRSGLDFDKRHVALRVAAQRNSINRRTTPNLNFIFADRFLDRRLGVVLNLTSSAAHNENHTALYSAYNLGTVRALDFDGSPEKTFSFNPATVNLADPAATAPMARWERSGGGTVDSMSPLTIVQRSAAAQSKADCHAAFPQYTAAQLATIAQPANRATAQSQRANELLTCLNQWNDYTPQQVRYQVRREYDERLYGDLRLDFKVSDALSVYAKFNRNTRKIDDGQSFYSLGNIGINTAGRYVDSGSAADVTRAPASGSNTWFYPSPANLGAGSTAWRGMTNGSVANVVPGSIVVDANHHLLRYTVTDANVNVDQIYDRIESSSQYMQAGGTWRSGALRVEFLAGHAKSDAWRMQWRTNFGYVFGQSTLAVAPNGMWTHTLPSGASHDQTNYANYGTLSNPSDPAAPRTSTATQLTMANPRIMERREDTARLDLTWATGDRVPFLSRLKFGLQHRNYRTGNWSGAGYTVRPATATSPAVVVPWAQIRGSFQACEDTPGSLAAGGRPCQYGINYGADPATAHSSTIVMTQARYRDIVAQSLAGNSIRYFNSAHGIPEGMVQGWTEIDVRKVIELTGAQHFNLDCVKVCQGSDGRMYEQPRTAIGERVLAGYLSGDFSVDRVPFTAMALPFRSAFEGNFGWRVVHAGVAGTGLMTFQSVTKTAAYNPADPNAAAGIVQSAAARNTTLRGSSTDVMPVLNLAWWTAANKVAVRYHRARAIARPPVQYLYSNNVSCTRDERRLDDGMAQDLTCDGTLGNPALRAMSSRNQNLSFEWYPDRDTILSLAGFRQRGLTGAPLRVAVYTGQPFADSGTIDPVSGAGLSELRYAYATYVNGPPTARNGIELSGKTAFSWLPSLLRYTGIDANYTRMRSRVLGEPIRDLLTGEALGPARELRYTWNASLWYDDGRLQARVAVQSAAGSFRELPAGANYYPAVGVESAPALAFNPASPTFNSSTRFVDARVAWRATRNLELFVEGRNIGRAGESTSHGAYAPYADGRPNLLDYSFAGAQYMFGIVIRN, encoded by the coding sequence ATGAACCCGCGCAGCCTGTTGTTCGCGGCAGTGGCGATCGTTGCCCTGCCCGGCCCTGCCATGGCGACGGCCATCCCGCTCGAACTGCCCGCCGGCCCCGCGGCGGTGACGCTGCCGGTGTTCGCGCGGCAGGCGAACCTGCGCCTGCTGGCCAGTGGCGACGAACTGGCGGACGTGCGCACCAGTGCCGTGCATGGCGCCTACACGCCGAGGCAGGCGCTGGACAGGCTGCTGGCCGGTACCGGCCTGGCGGCCACCCTCGCCGGCAACGCGGTGCTGGTCCAGAAACGCAAGGCGCCTCCTCTTCCTCCCTCTCGTCCTCCCGCGCCGGCGGCGCCGAAGCCCGCGCACGACGCCGCGCCGGCCACCGTGCGCATCCTCGGCACCCGCGCCGCCGAGCGGGATTCGATCTTCGACAAGAAGAACGCGGCCACGGCGGTCGACATCATCAAGGCGGACGAAGTGGGTGCGTTCCCGGACCGGAACGTGGCCGAGGCCATCTCGCGGGTGGCCGGGGTGACGCTGGACCGCGGCGATTACGGCGAAGGCACCACGATCAACGTGCGCGCCAACACGGCGGAGCTGGTGCGCGTGGAAATCGACGGCCTGGGTGTGCAGGCCGCCGGCGGCACGGACCTGAACAACGGCGGCTCGGGCCGGGGCGTCGACCTGCGCGAATTGTCCACCGACCTGATCAAGAGCATCGAAGTGGTCAAGGGTTCGACCGTCGACATGACCGAAGGCTCGCTGGGCGGCGGCGTGCTGATCCGCACCCGCTCCGGGCTGGATTTCGACAAGCGCCACGTTGCGCTGCGCGTGGCCGCGCAGCGCAACTCGATCAACCGGCGCACCACGCCGAACCTGAATTTCATCTTCGCCGACCGCTTTCTCGACAGGCGGCTCGGCGTGGTGCTGAACCTCACCAGCAGCGCCGCGCACAACGAAAACCACACGGCGCTGTATTCGGCGTATAACCTGGGCACCGTGCGGGCGCTCGATTTCGACGGTTCGCCGGAGAAGACCTTTTCGTTCAACCCGGCCACCGTCAACCTTGCCGATCCGGCGGCCACGGCGCCGATGGCGCGCTGGGAGCGCAGCGGCGGCGGCACGGTCGATTCGATGAGCCCCCTGACAATCGTGCAGCGCTCGGCCGCAGCGCAATCGAAGGCCGATTGCCACGCGGCCTTCCCGCAGTACACGGCGGCACAGCTGGCCACGATCGCACAACCCGCCAACCGGGCCACGGCGCAAAGCCAGCGCGCCAACGAGCTGCTGACCTGCCTGAACCAGTGGAACGACTACACGCCGCAGCAGGTGCGTTACCAGGTGCGGCGCGAGTACGACGAGCGGCTGTACGGCGACCTGCGGCTCGATTTCAAGGTCAGCGACGCCCTGTCGGTCTACGCGAAGTTCAACCGCAACACGCGCAAGATCGACGACGGGCAGTCGTTTTATTCGCTCGGGAACATCGGCATCAACACCGCCGGCCGTTACGTGGACAGCGGCAGCGCCGCCGACGTCACGCGCGCGCCGGCATCCGGCTCGAACACGTGGTTCTATCCGTCGCCCGCCAACCTCGGCGCGGGCAGCACCGCCTGGCGCGGCATGACGAACGGCTCGGTCGCCAACGTGGTGCCCGGGTCGATCGTCGTCGACGCCAATCACCACCTGCTGCGATACACCGTCACCGATGCGAACGTGAACGTCGACCAGATCTACGACCGCATCGAGAGTTCGTCGCAATACATGCAGGCGGGCGGCACGTGGCGCTCCGGCGCGTTGCGCGTGGAATTCCTGGCCGGCCATGCGAAATCGGATGCATGGCGGATGCAGTGGCGCACCAACTTCGGCTACGTCTTCGGCCAGAGCACGCTGGCCGTCGCACCCAACGGCATGTGGACGCACACGCTGCCGTCCGGCGCCAGCCATGACCAGACGAACTACGCCAATTATGGAACGCTGTCGAATCCGTCGGACCCGGCGGCGCCGCGCACCTCGACCGCCACGCAGCTGACGATGGCCAATCCACGTATCATGGAACGGCGCGAAGACACGGCGCGGCTGGACCTGACATGGGCGACGGGAGACCGGGTGCCATTCCTGAGCCGCCTGAAATTCGGCCTGCAGCACCGGAACTACCGCACCGGGAACTGGTCCGGCGCCGGCTACACGGTGCGGCCGGCCACCGCCACGTCGCCCGCCGTGGTCGTGCCGTGGGCGCAAATCCGCGGCAGCTTCCAGGCGTGCGAGGACACGCCGGGGTCGCTGGCCGCCGGCGGCCGGCCCTGCCAGTACGGCATCAACTACGGCGCCGACCCGGCAACGGCCCACAGCAGCACGATCGTGATGACGCAGGCCCGCTACCGCGACATCGTGGCGCAGTCGCTGGCCGGCAATTCGATCCGCTATTTCAACAGCGCCCACGGCATCCCCGAAGGCATGGTGCAAGGCTGGACCGAAATCGACGTTCGCAAGGTGATCGAACTGACGGGTGCGCAGCACTTCAACCTCGATTGCGTGAAAGTCTGCCAGGGCAGCGACGGCAGGATGTACGAGCAGCCCAGGACGGCCATCGGCGAGCGCGTGCTGGCCGGCTACCTGAGCGGCGACTTCAGCGTCGACCGGGTGCCGTTCACGGCGATGGCCTTGCCGTTCCGTTCGGCGTTCGAGGGCAACTTCGGCTGGCGCGTGGTACACGCCGGCGTGGCCGGCACCGGCCTGATGACGTTCCAGTCGGTGACGAAGACGGCGGCGTACAACCCGGCCGATCCGAACGCCGCCGCCGGGATCGTGCAGAGCGCCGCCGCCCGCAACACGACGCTGCGCGGCAGCAGCACCGACGTGATGCCGGTGCTCAACCTGGCCTGGTGGACCGCCGCCAACAAGGTGGCGGTGCGCTACCACCGCGCCAGGGCCATCGCCAGGCCGCCGGTGCAGTACCTGTACAGCAACAACGTCAGTTGCACCCGGGACGAGCGCCGCCTCGACGACGGCATGGCGCAGGACCTGACATGCGACGGCACGCTGGGCAATCCGGCCCTGCGGGCGATGAGCAGCCGGAACCAGAACCTGTCGTTCGAGTGGTATCCGGACCGGGATACGATACTGTCGCTGGCCGGCTTCCGCCAGCGCGGCCTGACGGGCGCGCCGCTGCGGGTCGCGGTGTACACCGGGCAGCCGTTCGCAGATTCGGGCACCATCGACCCGGTCTCCGGCGCCGGGCTGTCGGAACTGCGCTATGCCTATGCGACGTACGTGAACGGCCCGCCGACCGCGCGCAACGGCATCGAATTGAGCGGCAAGACGGCCTTCTCGTGGCTGCCGTCGCTGCTGCGCTACACTGGCATCGACGCCAACTACACGCGCATGCGCTCCAGGGTATTGGGCGAACCGATCCGCGACCTGCTGACCGGCGAGGCGCTCGGTCCGGCGCGCGAGTTGCGCTACACGTGGAATGCATCGCTGTGGTACGACGATGGCCGCCTGCAGGCGCGCGTGGCGGTGCAGAGCGCGGCCGGTTCGTTCCGCGAACTGCCGGCCGGCGCGAACTATTACCCCGCGGTCGGCGTGGAAAGCGCGCCCGCACTGGCGTTCAACCCCGCTTCGCCCACGTTCAACAGCTCGACGCGCTTCGTCGACGCGCGGGTGGCCTGGCGCGCCACGCGCAACCTGGAGCTGTTCGTAGAGGGCCGCAACATCGGCCGCGCCGGCGAATCGACATCGCACGGCGCCTACGCGCCCTATGCGGACGGGCGCCCCAACCTGCTCGATTACTCGTTCGCGGGCGCGCAGTACATGTTCGGCATCGTGATCCGCAACTGA
- a CDS encoding FecR family protein → MSSIDDAALEWVARESAGPLDDAAQAAFETWYLANPRHQGAYLRARAIAHSVDQVTVQASLKPRPDVAAPAGAAAPVRSRRAFVFGGALAAGIAAIGVTALAPDLQGRATYETARGEFRKVQLADRSAISINSGSEVAVHLTDTQRRVTLGHGEAWFEVAKDRRRPFVVEAGDVRVRAVGTAFSVRRHADGGAEVLVTEGVVEVWANGGTAPRRTLAAGEVAMVPADGSAARISADAGAVQRRLAWREGQLVFQNEPLGAAVAEFNRYNARQIVVADPALHRKPLVGRYRIDQPEEFANDVHALLNVPVAIRADGIRIGAVR, encoded by the coding sequence ATGTCTAGCATCGACGACGCTGCGCTCGAGTGGGTGGCCCGGGAATCGGCCGGGCCGCTGGACGACGCCGCGCAAGCCGCCTTCGAAACCTGGTACCTGGCCAATCCCCGGCACCAGGGCGCGTACCTGCGGGCGCGGGCCATCGCGCATTCGGTGGACCAGGTGACCGTGCAGGCCAGCCTGAAGCCGCGCCCCGACGTGGCGGCGCCGGCCGGAGCGGCCGCGCCGGTGCGCAGCCGCCGGGCCTTCGTGTTCGGCGGCGCGCTGGCGGCCGGCATCGCCGCGATCGGCGTAACGGCGCTGGCGCCCGACCTGCAGGGCCGCGCCACCTATGAAACGGCGCGCGGCGAGTTCCGCAAGGTGCAGCTGGCCGATCGCTCCGCCATCAGCATCAACAGCGGCAGCGAGGTGGCGGTACACCTGACGGATACGCAGCGCCGCGTCACGCTGGGCCACGGCGAGGCATGGTTCGAGGTCGCGAAGGACCGGCGCCGGCCGTTCGTCGTGGAAGCCGGCGACGTGCGCGTGCGCGCGGTCGGCACGGCGTTCTCGGTGCGGCGCCATGCCGATGGCGGCGCGGAAGTGCTCGTCACGGAAGGCGTGGTCGAAGTGTGGGCCAACGGCGGCACGGCGCCGCGGCGCACGCTGGCGGCCGGCGAAGTGGCCATGGTGCCCGCGGACGGCAGCGCTGCCCGCATCAGCGCGGATGCCGGCGCGGTGCAGCGCCGGCTGGCCTGGCGCGAAGGCCAGCTGGTATTCCAGAACGAGCCGCTGGGCGCCGCGGTGGCCGAGTTCAACCGCTACAACGCGCGCCAGATCGTCGTGGCGGACCCGGCGCTGCACCGCAAGCCGCTGGTGGGCCGCTACCGGATCGACCAGCCGGAAGAATTCGCCAACGACGTGCACGCGCTGCTGAACGTGCCTGTGGCGATCCGCGCCGACGGAATCCGGATCGGCGCCGTGCGCTGA
- a CDS encoding RNA polymerase sigma factor — translation MIAPLDPAVVAWVSAHVIPYEAELRTRLRRLCGSEAEVDDLVQDVYFRILKMESVQHVLEPKAFLMQVAKNILVDRFRREAIVRIDAVASLEELDVADPGPSPERVALARAELKWVLGLVANLPDRCRHVFSARKIDGLSQQETAHSLNISENVVEKEMMRGLKLVADMVARVGVDSGAGGQCAATGQRGFRKRNV, via the coding sequence ATGATCGCGCCGCTGGACCCCGCCGTCGTGGCCTGGGTCAGCGCGCACGTGATTCCGTACGAGGCGGAACTGCGGACGCGGCTGCGGCGCCTGTGCGGCAGCGAAGCGGAAGTGGACGACCTGGTGCAGGATGTGTATTTCCGCATCCTCAAAATGGAATCGGTGCAGCACGTGCTGGAACCGAAGGCATTCCTGATGCAGGTCGCCAAGAACATCCTGGTGGACAGGTTTCGCCGCGAAGCCATCGTCCGCATCGACGCCGTGGCCAGCCTGGAAGAACTGGATGTGGCCGATCCCGGGCCGTCGCCCGAGCGGGTGGCGCTGGCCCGGGCGGAACTGAAGTGGGTGCTGGGCCTGGTGGCCAACCTGCCGGACCGGTGCCGCCATGTGTTCAGCGCCCGCAAGATCGACGGCCTGTCGCAGCAGGAAACGGCGCACAGCCTGAATATCTCGGAGAACGTCGTTGAAAAGGAAATGATGCGAGGATTGAAACTGGTGGCGGACATGGTGGCCCGGGTCGGCGTGGACAGCGGCGCCGGCGGGCAGTGCGCCGCGACCGGCCAGCGCGGGTTCCGAAAGCGCAATGTCTAG
- a CDS encoding TonB-dependent receptor — MNPKPAFPQPKIAARAVSLALASLMAGQALAQQAAAPPPAADTALESGVQKVVVSTRRSQQSSNDRKKNAATAMDSIVAEDVGSLPDRNIGEAISRMAGVAIDRGEYGEGVSISVRGNGPGLTRVEMDGMSVQSAGGSDLNGGGDGRGVEFRSLSADLIKSVDVIKGQTADMVEGSLGGGVRIQTRTGLDFKKPFVSVRASGTQHSLNEKWTPDISFTGARQFGDGRLGVVLNAGYQKLDNESHQFQTSGNGQNGYGRYADIDNSPDKTFTFQPGALDMSNPASLQPTTTLADASGRVIFAGATPQDLLNRAAAAQTKQDCFNAFPQLTKTSTALNGLSSANINRAIDHRGNELLTCLNQWNDYSPQLLRYFVKRQVDERKNINLRTDFKVNEHLTVYGKGSYSKRTVDDNFLTYNLGQVAVNGTGSFVDANGVRTAAPGTGYYTSPYTYGLGASGTGVVRGAAVNFNPATAVVDGTHHLTGFTLDNGGVGTDQIRNMIEENTRYLQFGGTFKRDALTAELLVGASESDFHRANARWAVGYTAGPTTAALGPNGTWGYTFPDGTPDNGNPANYNQVLANTNPAMPLQTADRTLLWQSPIIRETSEQTAKLDLSYALPESVPILKYIKSGINFRKSGVDSWGNGGSTVRTAQGTEGQPGYSPAITVPGAEVRDVIRGCVDTPGSAGTANACKYGFTPNASPSLSGTYVLPMQDFQNLLGTVMTDPATATKLFNGASGRPANMIDNWNQIDVMKVINALKLPNYNYDCTKACTGSDGNLYQQPINKVREKTEALYLMADFGFDTIPFTEQALPFGWEVDGNFGYRYVRTTVQGTGSMTFRAITKTPQFDPANPDAAGGIVTNAVTQNTTIDARNHVFLPSYNLGLWLMPNELVLRYSAAKTYARPPVSRLLAAGTCTYDERNRDQVADDDGDLSCNTVGNPGLLGQSNFNQNLSVEWYPNADTMFTVAGYRQEGRVGPNKTTGVFDVPLFAGSGGVNPVTGQALSNILFDYTTYTNGPPSTRTGVEFSTRSAFTFLPSYLRYTGVDANYTRQKSEMLQAMIDPLTGRAQPQSDESKYSYNVALWYDDGKLAARVAVQAVAETYGCTAPCGATGTGLNSYPAFNVNSSTSLPWNPGTANIRDSTRFIDARVSYKWTPALEFFVEGRNLSNQTQTRSIASAAYADGTPNLQNYAYAGRRVSVGLIYRNL; from the coding sequence ATGAATCCGAAACCCGCCTTCCCACAGCCGAAGATCGCCGCCCGTGCGGTATCGCTGGCGCTGGCATCCCTGATGGCCGGCCAGGCGCTGGCGCAGCAGGCCGCCGCGCCGCCGCCGGCCGCCGATACCGCGCTCGAAAGCGGCGTGCAGAAAGTGGTCGTGTCCACGCGCCGCTCGCAGCAATCGTCGAACGACCGCAAGAAGAACGCCGCCACGGCGATGGATTCGATCGTGGCCGAAGACGTGGGCTCGCTGCCGGACCGCAATATCGGCGAAGCCATTTCGCGGATGGCGGGCGTGGCGATCGACCGCGGCGAGTATGGCGAGGGCGTGAGCATCTCGGTGCGCGGCAACGGTCCGGGCCTGACCCGGGTGGAGATGGACGGGATGTCGGTGCAGTCGGCCGGCGGGTCGGACCTGAACGGCGGCGGCGACGGCCGCGGCGTCGAGTTCCGGTCGCTGTCGGCGGACCTGATCAAGAGCGTCGACGTGATCAAGGGCCAGACCGCCGACATGGTGGAAGGCTCGCTCGGCGGGGGCGTGCGGATCCAGACCCGCACCGGCCTCGATTTCAAGAAGCCGTTCGTTTCGGTGCGCGCGTCCGGCACGCAGCACAGCCTGAACGAAAAATGGACGCCGGATATCTCCTTCACCGGTGCGCGCCAGTTCGGCGACGGCCGGCTCGGCGTGGTCCTGAACGCGGGCTACCAGAAACTGGACAACGAATCGCACCAGTTCCAGACCTCCGGGAACGGCCAGAACGGCTACGGCCGCTACGCGGACATCGACAATTCGCCGGACAAGACGTTCACGTTCCAGCCCGGTGCGCTCGACATGTCGAACCCCGCCTCGCTGCAGCCGACGACGACGCTGGCCGACGCCAGCGGCCGCGTGATCTTCGCGGGCGCCACGCCGCAGGACCTGCTGAACCGGGCCGCGGCCGCGCAGACCAAGCAGGATTGCTTCAACGCCTTTCCGCAGTTGACGAAGACGTCGACCGCGCTGAACGGCCTGTCGTCGGCAAACATCAACCGGGCGATCGACCACCGCGGTAACGAACTGCTGACGTGCCTGAACCAGTGGAACGACTACAGTCCGCAATTGCTGCGCTACTTCGTCAAGCGCCAGGTCGACGAGCGCAAGAACATCAACCTGCGCACGGACTTCAAGGTCAACGAGCACCTCACCGTGTATGGCAAGGGGTCGTACAGCAAGCGCACGGTGGACGACAACTTCCTGACCTACAACCTGGGCCAGGTGGCGGTCAACGGCACCGGCAGCTTCGTGGACGCGAACGGCGTGCGCACGGCGGCGCCGGGCACCGGCTACTACACGTCGCCGTATACGTACGGCCTGGGCGCCAGCGGCACGGGCGTCGTGCGGGGCGCGGCGGTCAACTTCAATCCGGCCACCGCCGTCGTCGACGGCACCCACCACCTGACGGGCTTCACGCTCGACAACGGCGGCGTGGGCACCGACCAGATCCGCAACATGATCGAGGAAAACACCAGGTACCTGCAGTTCGGCGGCACGTTCAAGCGCGATGCGCTGACGGCCGAGCTGCTGGTGGGCGCGTCGGAATCGGACTTCCACCGCGCCAACGCGCGCTGGGCGGTCGGCTATACCGCCGGGCCGACGACGGCCGCGCTGGGGCCGAATGGCACCTGGGGCTACACATTCCCGGACGGCACGCCGGACAACGGCAATCCGGCCAACTACAACCAGGTGCTGGCGAACACCAATCCGGCGATGCCGCTGCAGACTGCCGACCGCACGCTGTTGTGGCAATCGCCGATCATCCGCGAAACCTCGGAGCAGACCGCCAAGCTGGACCTGTCGTACGCGCTGCCGGAGAGCGTACCGATCCTCAAGTACATCAAGTCCGGCATCAATTTCCGAAAGAGCGGCGTCGACAGCTGGGGCAACGGCGGCTCCACGGTGCGCACCGCGCAGGGAACGGAAGGCCAGCCGGGCTACAGCCCGGCCATCACGGTGCCGGGCGCGGAGGTGCGCGACGTGATCCGCGGCTGCGTCGATACGCCGGGATCGGCCGGCACCGCCAATGCCTGCAAGTACGGCTTCACGCCGAACGCGAGTCCTTCGCTGTCCGGCACCTATGTGCTGCCGATGCAGGATTTCCAGAACCTGCTGGGCACCGTGATGACCGATCCGGCCACGGCGACGAAACTGTTCAACGGCGCCTCCGGCCGGCCGGCGAACATGATCGACAACTGGAACCAGATCGACGTGATGAAGGTGATCAACGCGCTCAAGCTGCCGAACTATAACTACGACTGCACGAAGGCCTGCACCGGCAGCGACGGCAACCTGTACCAGCAGCCGATCAACAAGGTGCGCGAGAAAACCGAGGCCCTGTACCTGATGGCGGACTTCGGCTTCGACACCATCCCGTTCACGGAGCAGGCGCTGCCGTTCGGCTGGGAAGTGGACGGCAACTTCGGCTACCGCTACGTGCGCACCACGGTGCAGGGAACGGGCAGCATGACGTTCCGCGCGATCACGAAGACGCCGCAGTTCGACCCGGCCAACCCGGATGCGGCGGGCGGCATCGTCACCAATGCCGTCACCCAGAACACCACGATCGATGCGCGCAACCACGTGTTCCTGCCCAGCTATAACCTGGGACTGTGGTTGATGCCGAACGAACTGGTACTGCGCTACAGTGCCGCGAAGACCTACGCGCGCCCACCCGTGTCGCGGCTGCTGGCGGCCGGTACCTGCACCTACGACGAGCGCAACCGCGACCAGGTGGCCGACGACGACGGCGACCTGTCGTGCAATACCGTGGGCAACCCGGGCCTGCTCGGCCAGAGCAACTTCAACCAGAACCTGTCGGTGGAGTGGTACCCGAACGCCGACACGATGTTCACGGTGGCCGGCTACCGCCAGGAAGGCCGCGTCGGCCCGAACAAGACCACGGGCGTGTTCGACGTGCCGCTGTTCGCCGGCTCGGGCGGCGTCAATCCGGTGACGGGCCAGGCGCTGTCGAACATCCTGTTCGACTACACCACCTACACGAACGGGCCGCCGTCGACCCGCACCGGCGTCGAGTTCAGCACCCGCTCCGCATTCACCTTCCTGCCGTCCTACCTGCGCTACACGGGCGTGGACGCGAACTACACGCGCCAGAAGTCCGAGATGCTGCAGGCGATGATCGATCCGCTTACCGGCCGGGCGCAGCCGCAGTCCGACGAATCGAAGTACTCGTACAACGTGGCGCTGTGGTACGACGACGGCAAGCTGGCCGCCCGCGTGGCCGTGCAGGCGGTGGCGGAGACCTATGGCTGCACCGCGCCCTGCGGCGCCACGGGTACCGGCCTGAATTCCTATCCGGCGTTCAACGTGAACTCGTCGACCTCGCTGCCTTGGAATCCGGGCACCGCCAACATCAGGGACTCGACCCGCTTCATCGATGCGCGCGTGTCGTATAAATGGACGCCGGCCCTGGAGTTCTTCGTCGAAGGCCGCAACCTTTCCAACCAGACGCAAACGCGCAGCATCGCCTCGGCGGCCTATGCGGATGGCACGCCGAACCTGCAGAACTATGCGTATGCCGGCCGGCGCGTCAGCGTGGGCCTGATCTACCGGAACCTGTGA